The Blattabacterium cuenoti sequence CATCTTTTATTAGCGTATCCTACAGCGAAGTTCCCTGTGTATAACTCTATCCGATCTGTTCCTGTACTAGCTGCATACGGAACTAATTTTGGATTTGGATCTAAGAAAATAGAAGTGCGAATTCCGTGATCCTTTAGTTTCTTAACGGTTTCAGTCAATAAATCTTGATAACGAATAGTATCCCACCCTGAATTTGAAGTAATAACATTATTTGAATCCGGCACCAATGTGACTTGATTAGGTATAATATCTAATACCAAATTCATAAACTTATTAATAGGTCTCCCTTCAATGTTTAATTCTGTTTTTACAATAGATTTCAAATCATAAACATCTTTATATGTAATATGTCTTTCATCAGGACGAGGATGAATAGTAATTCCATGTGCTCCATACTTTTGGACATCTTTTGCAATCTGTAAAAGATTTGGAATATTCCCTCCTCTTGCATTTCTTAATGTAGCTATTTTGTTTAAATTCACGCTTAATTTTATCATGTTAATGAGGTACGTTTGTAGTTACTTGTGTGACTTTTAAGTTAAATTCTTTAGCCGCTGTTAATAAATGATCAAAAACACTAGCTTGTATTTGTTCATATTTAATGGATTCAGAAGTATTTGTAAAACAATATAACTCTATAGGCAGACCATAAGGAGTAGGTTCTAGATGTCTAACCATTAATGTTTCCGATTGTGATATCCGTGGATGTTGATGTAAATACTCTAATGCATACTGACGGAAAAGTCCTATATTAGTTAATCTCCTCCCATTAATATCCAGACTAACATCAATATTATTTTCTTTATTAAAAATTTCTATTTCTTTTTGTTTTCTATGGATATAATTCTTAATTAAATAAAAATGTTGAAATTTTTCCAATTTAGCTGAATTACAGAAATGAAATGATTGGATATTAAATAAAATAGATCTTTTAATTCTGCGTATGTTTTTTTGACGCATGACTTCAAAATTTGTTACAGCCGTAGATATCAAATCATAAGTTGGGACGCTTGTAATCGTTTTATCAAAATTTTCTATTTTTGCAGAAGTTAAGTTAATTTCTCTTACTGTTCCTTCTATGCTGTATTTGTGTATTCCTATCCAATCTCCTACTTTAATCATTTTTGTCGAAGCCATTTGCACTCCGGATACAAATCCAAGTATGGTATCTCTAAAAACTAAGATAACAATAGCTGTTATAGCACCTAGACTAGTAATAACGGTAATAAGATCATTTTTTGTTAAAATAGCAATAATGACTAAAACGCAAAATATAACAGATACAATTTTTAATAATTGTGAAAAAGAACGTACAGCTATTGTTTGATGATTATTTTCACTGGTAGCAATTCTCATAATTGAATTAACTACTCGAATTAAAAATTGTAAAATAATCAGAACAAACAAAATGTCGAATATTTTTTCTAGATAGATGATAATCGTATGATAACTTTTAAAAAATGGCTTGATTAAAAGATATCCAATTGATAATGGGAAAAAATGAGCTAAACTGTCAAAAACTTTATTCTCATATAAGATATTATCCCAAATAAAATGAGTAGAATTGACGATTCTCCTTCCAATAAAACGAACTCCTCTATTGAATATCCATTCTAATATAATTAATAATATGCTGAATACAAGGATTTTACTAATTATAATAATAGTTATACTTCCCCATTTTTTGAGATCTAAATAATGGATGAATTCATAAAACCATTCATAATACTGAATATTGAATTT is a genomic window containing:
- a CDS encoding mechanosensitive ion channel family protein; the protein is MEILGKFNIQYYEWFYEFIHYLDLKKWGSITIIIISKILVFSILLIILEWIFNRGVRFIGRRIVNSTHFIWDNILYENKVFDSLAHFFPLSIGYLLIKPFFKSYHTIIIYLEKIFDILFVLIILQFLIRVVNSIMRIATSENNHQTIAVRSFSQLLKIVSVIFCVLVIIAILTKNDLITVITSLGAITAIVILVFRDTILGFVSGVQMASTKMIKVGDWIGIHKYSIEGTVREINLTSAKIENFDKTITSVPTYDLISTAVTNFEVMRQKNIRRIKRSILFNIQSFHFCNSAKLEKFQHFYLIKNYIHRKQKEIEIFNKENNIDVSLDINGRRLTNIGLFRQYALEYLHQHPRISQSETLMVRHLEPTPYGLPIELYCFTNTSESIKYEQIQASVFDHLLTAAKEFNLKVTQVTTNVPH
- a CDS encoding pyridoxine 5'-phosphate synthase; this translates as MIKLSVNLNKIATLRNARGGNIPNLLQIAKDVQKYGAHGITIHPRPDERHITYKDVYDLKSIVKTELNIEGRPINKFMNLVLDIIPNQVTLVPDSNNVITSNSGWDTIRYQDLLTETVKKLKDHGIRTSIFLDPNPKLVPYAASTGTDRIELYTGNFAVGYANKRWNCIDPYIITSKEAINYHLSVNAGHDLNLENISFLIENIPSIVEVSIGQALISDSLYMGLENTIQTYLKRIYKAYENSQI